The genomic stretch GACTGCTACTGTCCGTCGACTTCTGTACCTGTGCCATCTTCCGTCCTCCTTCGGTTCGCCCGATCCCAACGCGTAGGAGGGATCCAGGATAGTCGGGCACCCATCCCTTCACCGGTGACCACCCGTGTCCGAACACCGGACGATATAGGAGTATGCGAATACCATGCCACAACACAGGCGATTTTCCCCGAATCTTCGGAAAGGCCGTTCCAGCGCCGTTACGGCGGTTTGTGGCGGGAAAAAATTGCCGGTGGGCTTGGGAGGCGCCGCACATCCGGCGCCGCCTGTAGGGAGCGGACTCCCTATTTAGGGAGCAGAAACCCCATGCGGGCGTTGAACTGAGTCGCGGCAGGCAAAACTGTACGGCGGCCAGGGACCGGTGACCAGCATCCCCTGGGGGCTCCTGCCTGCGCAGCATCCTGCGGACTGGAGTTGCCTGAACGTCGTATGAAAGCGTCCCACGTTGCCGCGGGGCACAAGGAAGAACACCGAAACCAGCCGGCGACCGTCCGTGCAAGACGTCTCGGCCTCGGACTTCACAACGAGTTCCTTGAATGCCTGGCGCACCCTCTCGGTCGCAGCGACGGATTCCTCGTCGTCGCCGTCCTTGCGGACATAGTGGGTTTTCCGATCGGCCAGATAGGCCTTTCCTGAGGAAAGATTCGGGGCGTGGGCCGCTTTTCGGCACGTGCCGCTGTCACGGCCGCTGAGCAGCACCCGAACGCCCATTTCCACGCATCCGTCCAACTCCTCCAGAGACTCCCGGAACTCGCGCCGGCGAGCGCGCAGCAGTTCGACGACCGCACCGGCGTCTTCGAGAAAGCAGCCGTAGCGGAAGGGCAACACGGTGGCGGTCTCGTGGAACACCTGAACCACGCGGGCGTAAGCCGCCGCGCGAGACACGCTCGGCGCGAGGCACATCTCGGGCACGAGCGAGAATGCCGCCGCCAGGCCGTCCTCGGCCATTAAGGAAACGCGGGATCCCTCGACGCCCACCGCGACAACGCCCCGCGCGGCCTGTGCATCACGAAGAACGCAATACACCAAGTGTTTCATTCTGGCGTGTTTCCGACGGCGGACAGAAGTTGTAAGGGGGCCACGGCCCTGAGAGTTCGACCGAAAGCCCCTCCTCGGCGTATGCGGCGCCGATCGCTTCGGCACGGGCGTGAAACGCCGGCAGCCGGTCGCGCAGCACGAGAACCGCCAGGTTCAGCGTCATCTCTCGGTCGCCTTCCCGCCCGCTTTGGGGCTGCAACTTCAGCGGACAGACGTCCACCGCCTCGTGCTGGATCGCGTCCCGGATCTGTTCGGCGGCGGCGGACCGCCACAAGAGCAACGCTTTCCCCGCTTCCGCGTCGAGCCGTCTTTGCTGCAAGTAGCGCGCCCCGGGGGCGTCCGGCAACCGCCGCCGGCGCTCGGCCAGGACGGGATCCGCTGCCGTCAGCCACTCCCGCGCCTTGCGGGTGTCCACAAGGCCCTTAATGGCCCATTCCTCCTTGTCAGAGACCCAATCCAGGATTTTGGAGATCTGTTCGCCCTTCTCGGCAAGGAGTTTCTCCAGGGGCTGCTGGGACGAAAAAACGGTGCCAAACCTGACCGGCAAGACGGGGCCGAAGCGCATCACTTCCTCGACCACGCGTTCGTGCTGACAGGCGCGGGGCGCCACCCACCCCAGGTCCTGCAAGTTGGCTTCGGCGTCCGGACCGCTGAAACCATCGAGGGGCACCCGGCTGAAGACGGCGGCCACGGCGCCCGCCTCCAGCGCGGCGATGCCCTCGCGCCCGTCAATGCCGGGAAGCCGAATATCACCGGCCCTGCCGCGGCGCGCGAAGCAATACAGATACACCCCATCCGGCTCCATGGCGGTCTCCCGCTCGTCCCTGTGTGCCACCTCGTCTAAGGGGCCGTCGTGCCGTTGCCGCGGACGCTCTCCAGGGCATGCTCGAAGTGTGTCCGGGTGATCAGCGCTTTGGGCCTCTTATCCGGGTTCCCCACGCCTGTTTTTGCGACGGCCTCTCGGAGGGCTTCGAGGGCCGCCCTCGTACACACCGCCTGAATATCTGCGCCCGTGAATGTCTCGTCGGTCAAGGCGGCCAGTTCCTCGGGGCGGACGTCCTTGGCCACCGGCTTGCCGCGAAGGCCGATCTCAAAGATCTTCCGCCGGCCTGCGAGGTCCGGCAGGGGAATCTCCAGCAAAAGGTCTAACCGCCCGGGCCTCAGGAGCGCGGGGTCGAGCATGTCGAGGCGGTTGGTCGCCGCGAGCACCAGCACTGCGCCCAGTTCCTCCACCCCGTCCATTTCGGTCAGGAATTGGCTGATGACCCGCTCGGTCACGTGCGAGTCCGAACCCGCCGAACCGCGGATGGGCACCAGGGCGTCGATCTCGTCGAAAAAAATGATACAGGGCGCGGCCTGCTTGGCCTTCCGGAAGACCTCGCGGACGGCCTTCTCCGATTCCCCGACGTACATCGAAAGCAAGGCGGGGCCTTTGACGGCAATGAAGTTGACCTCGGTCTCGCTTGCGACGGCCTTGGCCAGCAGCGTTTTCCCGCAGCCCGGGGGCCCCGAGAGGAGGATGCCTTTCGGCGGTTTGACGGCGATCTCGGCATAGAGTTCGGGATACTTGAGCGGCCATTCGACCGCTTCGATGAGTTCCCGCTTGACATCTTCCAGGCCACCCACGTCGTCCCAGTGGACTTCGGGCACCTCGACAATCACCTCGCGGATGGCGGAAGGCTCCACTTCCCGGAGCGCCTCCAGAAAATCGGGCATGCGAACCTCGAGTTTCATCAGCGCCTCGTACGGGATCGCGGCGGCGGCGAAGTCGATCTCCGGCATGATACGCCGCAGGGACACCATGGCGGCCTCCCGACAGAGCGCCTCCAGGTCGGCGCCCACGAAACCGTGGGTGATCGCCGCCAGATGATCCAGATCCACGTCCTCGGCGAGCGGCATGCCGCGGGCATGGATGTCCAGGATTTCCCTGCGGCCGATGCGGTCTGGAATGGGAAACGATATCTCCCGGTCGAACCTCCCGGGCCGCCGAAGGGCCGGGTCGAGCGCATCGGGGATGTTCGTGGCGGCGACCACGATCACGTGCTCGCGCTGGTTCAGGCCGTCCATCAGCGCCAGGAGGTGGGCGACCACGCGCTTCTCCACGTCGCCGACGACCTTCTCGCGGCGGGGCGCGATGGCGTCAATCTCGTCCAGGAAAATGATGCTCGGGGCCTTGCGGGCGGCCTCCTCGAAGATCTTGCGGAGGTTCGCCTCGCTCTCGCCGTAGAACTTGTGGATGATCTCCGGCCCGTTGACGGCAAAGAAGTTGGCCTCCGTCTCGTGGGCCACAGCGCGGGCGATGAGCGTCTTGCCGCACCAGGGCGGGCCGTGGAGCAGCACGCCCTTCGGCGCGTCGATGCCCAGCCGCTCAAACACCGCGGGGTATCGCAGGGGCAGTTCGATGATCTCACGAATCCGAGAGATCTCCCGCTTCAAGCCCCCGATGTCTTCGTAAGAGATCGGCCGCGCCCCCTCCCGCTCCTTCTCCCCAGACCCTTTCACCTCCAGGGTCGTCGTGGGATTGATGACGACGGGCCCGGCCGGCGTCGTACTCTTCACTTTGAAGTCGGCCGACCGCGTTCCGAAGAGCGTCGCCCGAATGCGGTCGCCCTCCACCACCGGCAACCCGTCGAGCAGGCTGCCGATGTACTCCAGGTCCCGCCCGCTGGGCGCGATCGTCACGGCCGACAGCACCACGTTCTTGGCCGGCTTGGCGGCCGCCCGGCGGACTTCCACGATCTGGTCGATGCCGGTGCCGGCGTTCTCGCGCGAGAGCCCGTCGATCTGGATTCGCGATTGACCGCGCAGGTCCTTGTACACCGGCATGGCCTTCCCGACGGTCTTGCGTTTGCCGACGATCTCCAGGACGTCGCCAATCGCGACCCCCAGTCTTGCCATGTCCGCCGGGTCCAGACGCGCGAACCCCCGGCCCAGGTCCTTTCCGAGCGCTTCGGTGACCTTGAGCCTGATCGCCGCCAGAGCCGCCTCTGCCATGCTGCTCATCCTCCTCGTGGTGTCTGCCTGGCCAGTTTGACCTCAAGGACGCCGTTGCGGCAACTGTGGCTCATTTGCCCGGCGGAGAACGTGTCGGGCAGGAGCACTTCTTTCCGATACTTCATCTCGCCCCGCTCCGCGGCGATGATCAAAACGTCGTCTTTAAGTTCC from Planctomycetota bacterium encodes the following:
- a CDS encoding CDC48 family AAA ATPase; translated protein: MAEAALAAIRLKVTEALGKDLGRGFARLDPADMARLGVAIGDVLEIVGKRKTVGKAMPVYKDLRGQSRIQIDGLSRENAGTGIDQIVEVRRAAAKPAKNVVLSAVTIAPSGRDLEYIGSLLDGLPVVEGDRIRATLFGTRSADFKVKSTTPAGPVVINPTTTLEVKGSGEKEREGARPISYEDIGGLKREISRIREIIELPLRYPAVFERLGIDAPKGVLLHGPPWCGKTLIARAVAHETEANFFAVNGPEIIHKFYGESEANLRKIFEEAARKAPSIIFLDEIDAIAPRREKVVGDVEKRVVAHLLALMDGLNQREHVIVVAATNIPDALDPALRRPGRFDREISFPIPDRIGRREILDIHARGMPLAEDVDLDHLAAITHGFVGADLEALCREAAMVSLRRIMPEIDFAAAAIPYEALMKLEVRMPDFLEALREVEPSAIREVIVEVPEVHWDDVGGLEDVKRELIEAVEWPLKYPELYAEIAVKPPKGILLSGPPGCGKTLLAKAVASETEVNFIAVKGPALLSMYVGESEKAVREVFRKAKQAAPCIIFFDEIDALVPIRGSAGSDSHVTERVISQFLTEMDGVEELGAVLVLAATNRLDMLDPALLRPGRLDLLLEIPLPDLAGRRKIFEIGLRGKPVAKDVRPEELAALTDETFTGADIQAVCTRAALEALREAVAKTGVGNPDKRPKALITRTHFEHALESVRGNGTTAP
- a CDS encoding GvpL/GvpF family gas vesicle protein, with the protein product MEPDGVYLYCFARRGRAGDIRLPGIDGREGIAALEAGAVAAVFSRVPLDGFSGPDAEANLQDLGWVAPRACQHERVVEEVMRFGPVLPVRFGTVFSSQQPLEKLLAEKGEQISKILDWVSDKEEWAIKGLVDTRKAREWLTAADPVLAERRRRLPDAPGARYLQQRRLDAEAGKALLLWRSAAAEQIRDAIQHEAVDVCPLKLQPQSGREGDREMTLNLAVLVLRDRLPAFHARAEAIGAAYAEEGLSVELSGPWPPYNFCPPSETRQNETLGVLRSS
- a CDS encoding GvpL/GvpF family gas vesicle protein: MKHLVYCVLRDAQAARGVVAVGVEGSRVSLMAEDGLAAAFSLVPEMCLAPSVSRAAAYARVVQVFHETATVLPFRYGCFLEDAGAVVELLRARRREFRESLEELDGCVEMGVRVLLSGRDSGTCRKAAHAPNLSSGKAYLADRKTHYVRKDGDDEESVAATERVRQAFKELVVKSEAETSCTDGRRLVSVFFLVPRGNVGRFHTTFRQLQSAGCCAGRSPQGMLVTGPWPPYSFACRDSVQRPHGVSAP